Proteins from a single region of Chryseobacterium sp. T16E-39:
- a CDS encoding nucleoside-diphosphate kinase — protein MSNITFTMIKPDAVADGHIGAILGKIAEGGFKIKALKLTQLTVADAKKFYEVHAERPFYGELVEFMSSGPIVAAVLEKDNAVEDFRTLIGATNPAEAAEGTIRKMFARSIGENAVHGSDSNENALIEAQFHFSGREIF, from the coding sequence ATGTCTAACATTACATTCACTATGATTAAGCCTGATGCGGTAGCAGACGGACATATCGGTGCTATATTAGGTAAAATTGCAGAAGGGGGTTTTAAGATCAAAGCTTTAAAGCTAACTCAACTTACTGTTGCTGATGCTAAAAAATTCTATGAAGTACATGCTGAAAGACCATTCTATGGAGAATTAGTAGAATTCATGAGCTCAGGACCAATCGTTGCAGCGGTTTTAGAAAAAGACAATGCTGTTGAAGATTTCAGAACTCTTATTGGTGCTACTAATCCTGCAGAAGCAGCAGAAGGTACTATTAGAAAAATGTTTGCAAGAAGCATAGGAGAGAATGCTGTTCACGGTTCAGATTCTAACGAAAATGCTCTTATTGAGGCTCAATTCCATTTTTCTGGAAGAGAGATTTTCTAA
- a CDS encoding alpha-L-fucosidase, with amino-acid sequence MKNKWIFVFLLGVLASGNVNAQDKTNLKKMEWFQDAKLGIFIHWGIYSVDGISESWSFFNNYINHENYMKQLKGFSASKFDPQYWMKLIKASGAKYSVITTKHHDGVSLWDSKAEKAITIPKNSLAQKDVLTPFVEELKKSGLKTGLYYSLPDWSHPYYDTNTRTKKRYDIKNDPQRWQSFVHYYQSQLEDLSHQYRPDLLWFDGNWEHTSEEWQASKALETLKKYNPEIIINSRLNDHGDYETPEQGIPVITPQNPYWELCYTMNDSWGYQPFDHNYKTPNMLVRTLADVISMGGNLLLDIGPKEDGTLPKEQIEILQNIGRWTSKYPQAVYGTRRGLPFENYKGKSALSKDQKKLFIYLEEAKNLTKIYGLNSIPTSAKVLGDPQGKVNMIPEPKGNLTLRFSNLNFDQDVTVVELDFDKEIRPITATGKEISTLGKLIENPDTSSAIYEIAEQVHAGNNIFDQSGLTQDGMDMTISKTSKINTQTLSWISKHAESLFETGKGLSGGHYPGMSSLSKDKQTLYLFVEGIPTGPIALKGIKNNISRIRIVGEGSIISHHIYNKLYWNDRPGIIYIDIPKERLDKNITVIAVLLDKPLELYREKVGAIESNL; translated from the coding sequence ATGAAAAACAAATGGATCTTCGTTTTTTTATTAGGAGTTCTGGCATCAGGCAATGTCAATGCCCAGGATAAAACTAATTTAAAAAAAATGGAATGGTTTCAGGATGCTAAGCTCGGAATATTTATTCATTGGGGAATATACTCTGTTGATGGGATTTCAGAATCATGGTCTTTTTTTAATAATTACATTAATCATGAAAATTATATGAAGCAGCTGAAGGGATTCTCTGCTTCTAAATTTGATCCTCAATATTGGATGAAATTAATTAAAGCTTCGGGAGCTAAATATTCTGTGATCACAACAAAACATCATGATGGTGTTTCACTTTGGGACTCTAAAGCGGAAAAAGCTATTACCATCCCCAAAAATTCTTTAGCCCAAAAAGATGTTTTGACACCATTTGTCGAAGAATTAAAAAAATCAGGTTTAAAAACGGGTCTCTACTACTCTCTTCCGGATTGGAGCCATCCTTATTATGATACGAATACCAGAACAAAAAAGAGGTATGACATCAAGAATGATCCCCAGCGATGGCAAAGTTTCGTTCATTATTATCAAAGTCAGCTAGAAGATCTCTCCCATCAATACCGTCCGGATTTATTATGGTTCGACGGAAATTGGGAACATACTTCAGAAGAATGGCAAGCTTCAAAAGCCTTAGAAACTCTAAAAAAGTACAATCCGGAGATCATTATTAATTCCAGATTAAACGATCATGGAGATTATGAAACCCCTGAACAAGGCATTCCGGTAATTACACCTCAAAATCCATATTGGGAGTTATGCTACACAATGAATGATTCGTGGGGCTACCAGCCTTTTGATCACAATTACAAAACCCCGAATATGCTGGTCCGCACCTTGGCTGATGTAATCAGTATGGGCGGAAATCTTCTGCTTGATATAGGGCCAAAAGAAGACGGAACCCTTCCTAAAGAACAGATAGAAATATTACAGAATATCGGACGTTGGACTTCAAAATATCCACAAGCCGTTTATGGAACCCGCCGGGGCCTTCCTTTCGAAAATTATAAGGGAAAATCTGCATTATCTAAGGATCAAAAAAAATTATTCATTTATCTGGAAGAAGCCAAAAACCTCACAAAAATTTACGGACTTAATTCCATACCAACTTCGGCAAAAGTTCTTGGAGATCCTCAGGGAAAAGTAAATATGATACCGGAACCTAAAGGAAATCTCACTTTGCGTTTTTCAAATCTTAATTTTGATCAGGATGTTACTGTCGTTGAATTGGATTTTGATAAAGAAATAAGACCAATTACGGCTACAGGAAAAGAAATTTCTACCTTAGGAAAACTTATAGAAAATCCTGATACATCATCAGCTATTTATGAAATTGCCGAACAGGTTCATGCAGGAAACAATATTTTTGATCAATCGGGCCTTACTCAGGATGGCATGGATATGACCATCTCTAAAACATCAAAAATAAATACACAAACCTTATCCTGGATAAGCAAGCATGCCGAATCCCTCTTTGAAACCGGGAAAGGGCTATCTGGTGGACATTATCCTGGAATGAGCAGTCTTTCGAAAGATAAACAAACGCTTTATCTTTTTGTAGAAGGAATACCTACAGGACCTATTGCTTTAAAAGGCATTAAAAATAATATCTCAAGAATCCGTATTGTAGGTGAAGGTTCGATAATCAGTCATCATATCTATAATAAATTATACTGGAATGACAGACCCGGAATTATTTATATAGATATTCCAAAAGAAAGATTGGATAAAAACATAACGGTTATTGCTGTATTACTTGACAAGCCACTAGAGCTATATCGAGAAAAAGTAGGAGCCATTGAAAGTAATTTATAA